A section of the Thauera chlorobenzoica genome encodes:
- the def gene encoding peptide deformylase — translation MALLPILRYPDPRLHTVAKPVAQVDDDIRRLVEDMAETMYEAPGVGLAATQVNVHRRVVVIDVSEDKSSLMALINPEILERAGEQVCEEGCLSVPGVYEKVKRAERVRVRALDAKGETVEFEAEGLLAVCVQHEIDHLDGKVFIEYLSQLKLGRIKSKLAKQARITA, via the coding sequence ATGGCTCTCCTACCTATTCTCCGCTACCCCGATCCCCGCCTGCACACCGTCGCCAAGCCGGTGGCGCAGGTCGACGACGACATCCGCCGACTCGTCGAGGACATGGCTGAAACCATGTACGAAGCACCCGGCGTCGGTCTCGCCGCCACCCAGGTGAACGTTCACCGGCGCGTCGTCGTGATCGACGTGTCCGAAGACAAGAGCAGCCTGATGGCGCTGATCAACCCCGAGATCCTCGAGCGCGCGGGCGAGCAGGTGTGCGAGGAAGGCTGCCTGTCGGTGCCCGGCGTCTACGAAAAGGTCAAGCGCGCCGAGCGGGTCAGGGTCCGCGCCCTGGACGCGAAGGGCGAGACGGTCGAGTTCGAGGCCGAGGGCCTGCTCGCGGTCTGCGTCCAGCACGAGATCGACCACCTCGACGGCAAGGTCTTCATCGAATACCTGTCCCAGCTCAAGCTCGGCCGCATCAAGAGCAAGCTGGCCAAGCAGGCCCGCATCACCGCATGA
- the htpX gene encoding zinc metalloprotease HtpX: protein MFGNWIKTSILMAGIVALFGAMGAAIGGQQGMLIALVVGGAMNFWAYWFSDKAVLKMYHARPVDAASSPYLYNMVRELAQRAGLPMPKVYIIDEAQPNAFATGRNPENAAVAATTGIIRMLSERELRGVMAHELAHVKNRDILISTISATVAGAISMLANFGMFFGGRDGEDRPNPVVSIAMMILAPLAGMIIQMAISRTREFGADRGGAEISGDPEALAAALAKIDAYARGIPMHTAEQHPETAQMMIMNPLSGGGLRGLFSTHPSTQERIARLRAMR, encoded by the coding sequence ATGTTCGGTAACTGGATCAAGACTTCGATACTGATGGCCGGCATCGTCGCCCTGTTCGGCGCGATGGGCGCGGCCATCGGCGGCCAGCAAGGCATGCTGATCGCGCTCGTGGTCGGCGGCGCGATGAATTTCTGGGCCTACTGGTTCTCTGACAAGGCGGTGCTGAAGATGTACCACGCCCGCCCGGTCGATGCCGCCTCCTCGCCCTACCTCTACAACATGGTGCGCGAACTCGCTCAGCGCGCCGGGCTGCCGATGCCCAAGGTGTACATCATCGACGAAGCCCAGCCCAACGCCTTCGCCACCGGACGCAACCCGGAAAACGCCGCTGTCGCCGCCACCACCGGCATCATCCGCATGCTCTCCGAGCGCGAGCTGCGCGGGGTGATGGCGCACGAGCTGGCCCACGTCAAGAACCGCGACATCCTGATCTCGACGATCTCGGCGACGGTCGCCGGCGCGATCTCGATGCTCGCCAACTTCGGCATGTTCTTCGGCGGGCGCGACGGTGAGGACCGCCCCAATCCGGTGGTGTCGATCGCGATGATGATCCTCGCCCCGCTCGCCGGCATGATCATCCAGATGGCGATCAGCCGCACCCGCGAGTTCGGCGCCGACCGCGGCGGCGCGGAGATCTCCGGCGACCCCGAAGCGCTCGCCGCGGCGCTGGCCAAGATCGACGCCTACGCCCGGGGCATTCCGATGCACACTGCCGAACAGCACCCCGAGACCGCGCAGATGATGATCATGAACCCGCTCTCCGGCGGCGGCCTGCGTGGCCTGTTCTCGACCCACCCGTCCACCCAGGAGCGCATCGCCCGCCTGCGCGCGATGCGCTGA
- a CDS encoding LysM peptidoglycan-binding domain-containing protein: MTRIIFPLLLGIAALFSAAAHAQSGARLADNAPDSYTVARGDTLWDISARFLQQPWRWPEVWRLNHDQIRNPHLIYPGQVILLDRSGPWLSIGRRIGGTREVRLQPQVYSEALDTAVPSIPLQIIEPFLSRPLVVDGPRLEGSATIVATETSRVLTGSGDTIFAKDVDDSTEVWHIYRPARPLEDPLTRETIAWEAAYLGTARVTGRGTPATLEIVSAVEEIGVGDLMLPSERPAVFSYAPHAPAQALEGRIISIHRGVSETGRLNVVALNLGERDGIERGHVLALFRNRGSAEFNGEDGKESFTLPEKRYGTVFVFRVFERVSYALVMDADGYVTLADAVRRP; this comes from the coding sequence ATGACCCGAATTATATTCCCTCTGCTGCTCGGCATTGCGGCCCTGTTCAGCGCGGCCGCCCACGCCCAGTCCGGTGCACGCCTGGCCGACAACGCCCCCGACAGCTACACCGTCGCGCGGGGCGACACCTTGTGGGACATCTCCGCCCGCTTCCTGCAGCAGCCCTGGCGCTGGCCCGAAGTCTGGCGCCTGAACCACGACCAGATCCGCAACCCCCACCTGATCTACCCCGGGCAGGTGATCCTGCTCGACCGCAGCGGCCCCTGGCTGTCGATCGGCCGCCGCATCGGCGGCACCCGCGAGGTCCGGCTGCAACCGCAGGTCTACAGCGAAGCCCTCGACACCGCGGTGCCGAGCATTCCGTTACAGATCATCGAGCCTTTCCTCAGCCGCCCGCTGGTGGTCGATGGACCGCGCCTGGAAGGCTCGGCGACGATCGTCGCCACCGAGACCAGCCGGGTGCTGACCGGTTCGGGCGACACCATCTTCGCCAAGGACGTCGACGACAGCACCGAAGTCTGGCACATCTACCGCCCCGCGCGGCCCCTCGAAGACCCGCTGACACGCGAGACCATCGCCTGGGAAGCGGCTTACCTCGGCACCGCCCGCGTCACCGGACGCGGCACTCCGGCAACGCTCGAAATCGTCTCCGCGGTCGAGGAAATCGGCGTCGGCGACCTGATGCTGCCGAGCGAGCGCCCGGCCGTGTTCTCCTACGCCCCACACGCGCCGGCGCAGGCACTCGAAGGCCGGATCATCTCGATCCATCGCGGCGTCAGCGAAACCGGCCGCCTCAACGTCGTCGCCCTCAACCTCGGCGAGCGCGACGGCATCGAGCGCGGCCATGTGCTGGCGCTGTTCCGCAACCGCGGCAGCGCCGAATTCAACGGCGAGGACGGCAAGGAAAGCTTCACCCTGCCGGAAAAGCGCTACGGCACGGTGTTCGTGTTCCGCGTCTTCGAGCGCGTCTCCTACGCTTTGGTGATGGACGCCGACGGCTACGTCACCCTCGCCGACGCCGTGCGCAGACCCTGA
- the tpx gene encoding thiol peroxidase, whose product MTTVTLGGNPIDVAGRFPQAGDTAPAFKLTGADLADVGLDAFAGKRKVLNIVPSLDTPVCATSTRKFNEEAGKLADTVVLVVSADLPFAAKRFCETEGLNNVHTLSTFRNPGFAQAYGVAITSGPLAGVTARAVVVIDANDKVVHAQLVPEIKEEPDYAAALAALK is encoded by the coding sequence ATGACTACAGTGACCCTTGGCGGCAACCCGATCGACGTGGCGGGCCGTTTTCCCCAGGCCGGCGATACCGCGCCCGCCTTCAAGCTGACCGGCGCCGACCTCGCCGACGTCGGCCTCGACGCCTTCGCCGGCAAGCGCAAGGTGCTCAACATCGTCCCCAGCCTCGACACCCCGGTGTGCGCGACCTCGACGCGCAAGTTCAACGAGGAAGCCGGCAAGCTCGCCGACACCGTGGTCCTGGTCGTTTCCGCCGACCTGCCTTTCGCCGCGAAGCGCTTCTGCGAGACCGAAGGCCTCAACAACGTGCACACCCTGTCGACCTTCCGCAACCCGGGCTTTGCCCAGGCCTACGGCGTGGCGATCACTTCCGGCCCGCTCGCCGGCGTCACCGCGCGCGCGGTAGTCGTGATCGATGCCAACGACAAGGTCGTGCATGCCCAGCTCGTGCCCGAGATCAAGGAAGAACCCGACTACGCCGCGGCGCTCGCCGCGCTGAAGTAA
- the fmt gene encoding methionyl-tRNA formyltransferase: MTAAPASSGGTLRVAFAGTPEFAACALDAILQAGYEVPLVLTQPDRPSGRGMKLTPSAVKQLALARGIAVDQPEKLRTAEQRAALAACAPDVLVVAAYGLLLPPAVLALPRLGCINIHASLLPRWRGAAPIHRAIEAGDAETGVTIMQMDEGLDTGAMLLVRRTPILLADTTARLHDRLAALGGEAIVDALGALAAGTLRATPQPDEGVTYAAKIGRAEATIDWTRPAAAIERAVRAFDPFPGAVSVLRDSAIKCWAAQPVDGRGAPGTVLAVDDGGITVACGEGALRLLSLQRAGSKRLPAGEFLRGFAVCVGERFATASPA; this comes from the coding sequence ATGACGGCCGCGCCCGCTTCCAGTGGCGGCACGTTGCGCGTCGCCTTCGCCGGCACGCCCGAGTTCGCCGCGTGCGCGCTCGACGCCATCCTGCAGGCCGGCTACGAGGTTCCGCTGGTGCTGACCCAGCCCGACCGCCCGTCCGGGCGCGGCATGAAGCTCACCCCGAGCGCGGTCAAGCAGCTCGCCCTCGCCCGCGGCATCGCCGTCGACCAGCCGGAGAAGCTGCGCACCGCAGAGCAGCGCGCCGCGCTCGCCGCCTGTGCGCCCGACGTGCTGGTGGTGGCGGCCTACGGCCTGCTCCTGCCGCCGGCGGTGCTGGCGCTGCCGCGCCTGGGCTGCATCAACATCCACGCCTCGCTGCTGCCGCGCTGGCGCGGCGCGGCGCCGATCCACCGCGCAATCGAAGCCGGCGACGCCGAGACCGGGGTCACCATCATGCAGATGGATGAAGGGCTCGACACCGGGGCGATGCTGCTGGTGCGCAGGACGCCGATCCTGCTCGCCGACACCACCGCCCGCCTGCACGACCGCCTTGCCGCACTTGGCGGCGAAGCCATCGTCGATGCGCTCGGCGCGCTCGCTGCCGGCACCCTGCGGGCCACGCCGCAGCCGGACGAAGGCGTCACCTACGCGGCCAAGATCGGCCGTGCCGAAGCGACGATCGACTGGACGCGGCCGGCGGCGGCGATCGAGCGTGCGGTGCGCGCCTTCGACCCCTTTCCCGGCGCCGTTTCCGTGCTGCGCGACAGCGCGATCAAGTGCTGGGCGGCGCAGCCCGTCGACGGCCGCGGCGCACCCGGCACCGTGCTCGCGGTGGACGATGGCGGCATCACCGTGGCCTGCGGCGAAGGCGCGCTCCGCCTCCTCAGCCTGCAGCGCGCGGGCAGCAAACGCCTGCCCGCGGGGGAATTCCTGCGCGGCTTCGCGGTCTGTGTCGGCGAACGCTTCGCCACCGCTTCCCCGGCGTGA
- a CDS encoding LEA type 2 family protein, with the protein MFRPAFPVPLRHATAALLVLLALALAGCASLGPREPVRINVVGIEPLPGQGMEIRFTVRLRVQNPNERAIDFDGLALELDLNGKPFATGVSDRQGSVPRFGEALLEIPVSVSAAAVLRQALGALEGKPATEVPYTLRGRLAGGLLGGMRFSDSGTLKLPEPLRDIPPGRR; encoded by the coding sequence ATGTTCCGCCCAGCCTTCCCCGTTCCGCTCCGTCACGCCACCGCCGCCCTCCTCGTGCTGCTCGCGCTCGCCCTCGCCGGTTGCGCCAGCCTGGGGCCGCGCGAGCCGGTGCGGATCAACGTCGTCGGCATCGAGCCGCTGCCCGGCCAGGGCATGGAAATCCGCTTCACGGTGAGGCTGCGGGTACAGAACCCGAACGAGCGCGCGATCGACTTCGACGGCCTCGCGCTGGAGCTGGACCTCAACGGCAAGCCCTTCGCCACCGGAGTCAGCGACCGCCAGGGCAGCGTGCCGCGCTTCGGCGAAGCGCTGCTCGAGATCCCGGTGTCGGTGTCCGCCGCCGCCGTGCTCCGCCAGGCGCTGGGCGCACTCGAAGGCAAGCCCGCCACCGAAGTGCCCTACACCCTGCGCGGCCGCCTCGCCGGCGGACTGCTGGGCGGCATGCGCTTCTCCGACTCGGGCACGCTGAAGCTGCCCGAACCCTTGCGCGACATCCCGCCGGGCCGGCGCTGA
- a CDS encoding DUF494 family protein, which produces MFDILVYLFESYIHADACPESELLARKLSAAGFEQEEISEALEWLAGLRRVAREIHPGCTPSAGSVRIYTDAEQTHLDAPCRGFLSLLESAGVLGAAHRELIIERAMALHDFTITLNRLKVIVLMVLWQQEEPIDTLMVDELLTEEDDWDYEPVVH; this is translated from the coding sequence TTGTTCGACATTCTTGTATACCTGTTCGAAAGCTACATTCACGCCGACGCCTGCCCCGAATCCGAGCTGCTGGCGCGCAAGCTGTCGGCCGCCGGCTTCGAGCAGGAAGAAATCTCGGAAGCGCTCGAGTGGCTCGCCGGCCTGCGCCGGGTGGCACGCGAAATCCATCCGGGATGCACCCCCAGTGCCGGCTCGGTGCGCATCTACACCGACGCCGAGCAGACCCATCTCGACGCCCCCTGCCGCGGCTTTCTCAGCCTGCTGGAAAGCGCCGGCGTGCTCGGTGCGGCCCACCGCGAGCTGATCATCGAACGGGCGATGGCCTTGCACGACTTCACCATCACCCTGAACCGCCTGAAGGTGATCGTGCTGATGGTGCTGTGGCAGCAGGAAGAACCGATCGACACCCTGATGGTGGACGAACTGCTGACCGAAGAAGACGACTGGGACTACGAACCGGTCGTGCATTGA
- a CDS encoding B12-binding domain-containing radical SAM protein, which translates to MTPPSLRVLSVIPPMTQLNTPYPSTAYLTGFLRSRAIDAVQEDLALALVLRLLSPTGLDAIRARAGALPKNRRTPLVQGFLEHFARYRYTIGPTIAFLQGRDPTLAHRIASRSFLPEGPRFDALDAYVDPDDPDGGDPLAWAFGALGLADRARHLATLYLNELADLLREAVDARFEFVRYAESLAMSQPSFEPLAAALAAPPTLVDAYLSELALEAVSRHAPQVVLVSTPFPGSVYGAFRIARAIKARHPEVVTVLGGGFVNTELRELAEPRVFDDFDYVTLDDGERPLLALLKHLQGKRERERLVRTFVREADGAVRYINCAEPDVPFAEVGTPTWDGLPLDGYLSVLDMLNPMHRLWSDGRWNKLTVAHGCYWKKCSFCDISLDYIGRYDGAAASALVDRIEAIIAETGQSGFHFVDEAAPPKALRALAEELLRRGVAISWWGNIRFEKSFTPELCRLLADSGCIAVSGGLEVASDRLLKLMKKGVSVEQVARVTHAFSEAGVLVHAYLMYGFPTQTVPDTVDALEYVRQLFAAGCIQSGFFHRFACTVHSPVGKNPEEFGVTLVPLPKGTFAKNDVGFIDPTGVDHDRLGKALNKALYNYMHGIGLEADVRQWFDERVPRPRVARQFVARALQH; encoded by the coding sequence ATGACACCTCCCAGCCTGCGCGTGCTCTCCGTCATCCCGCCGATGACCCAGCTCAACACGCCCTACCCGTCCACCGCCTACCTCACCGGCTTCCTGCGTTCGCGCGCCATCGACGCAGTGCAGGAAGACCTCGCCCTGGCGCTGGTGCTGCGCCTGCTGTCGCCCACCGGGCTGGATGCGATCCGCGCCCGCGCCGGGGCCCTGCCGAAAAACCGGCGCACGCCGCTGGTGCAGGGTTTTCTCGAGCACTTCGCCCGTTACCGCTACACCATCGGCCCGACCATCGCCTTTCTCCAGGGGCGCGACCCGACCCTCGCCCACCGCATCGCCAGCCGCAGCTTCCTGCCCGAAGGACCGCGCTTCGATGCGCTCGACGCCTACGTCGACCCCGACGATCCCGACGGCGGCGATCCGCTGGCCTGGGCCTTCGGCGCGCTCGGTCTCGCCGACCGCGCCCGCCACCTCGCCACGCTGTACCTCAACGAACTTGCCGACCTGCTGCGCGAGGCGGTCGATGCGCGCTTCGAGTTCGTGCGCTACGCCGAATCGCTGGCGATGAGCCAGCCCAGCTTCGAACCGCTCGCCGCCGCGCTGGCCGCGCCGCCGACGCTAGTCGATGCGTATCTGAGCGAGCTCGCCCTCGAAGCCGTTTCCCGCCACGCACCGCAGGTGGTGCTGGTGTCCACCCCCTTTCCCGGTTCGGTGTATGGCGCCTTTCGCATCGCCCGGGCGATCAAGGCGCGCCACCCGGAGGTCGTCACCGTGCTCGGCGGCGGCTTCGTCAACACCGAGCTGCGCGAACTGGCCGAGCCGCGGGTGTTCGACGACTTCGACTATGTCACCCTGGACGACGGCGAGCGCCCGCTGCTGGCCCTGCTCAAACACCTGCAGGGCAAACGCGAGCGCGAGCGCCTGGTGCGCACGTTCGTACGCGAGGCCGACGGCGCGGTGCGCTACATCAACTGTGCCGAGCCCGATGTGCCCTTCGCCGAGGTCGGCACCCCGACCTGGGACGGCCTGCCGCTGGACGGCTACCTGTCGGTGCTCGACATGCTCAACCCGATGCACCGGCTGTGGTCGGACGGGCGCTGGAACAAGCTCACCGTCGCCCACGGCTGCTACTGGAAGAAGTGCAGCTTCTGCGACATCAGTCTCGACTACATCGGCCGCTACGACGGTGCCGCCGCCAGCGCGCTGGTCGATCGCATCGAGGCGATCATCGCCGAGACCGGGCAGAGCGGCTTTCACTTCGTCGACGAGGCCGCACCGCCGAAAGCCCTGCGCGCGCTCGCCGAGGAGCTGCTGCGGCGCGGGGTGGCGATCTCGTGGTGGGGCAACATCCGCTTCGAGAAATCGTTCACGCCGGAACTGTGCCGCCTGCTCGCCGACAGCGGCTGCATCGCGGTCTCGGGCGGGCTGGAAGTGGCCTCCGACCGCCTGCTGAAGCTGATGAAAAAGGGCGTGTCGGTGGAACAGGTGGCGCGCGTCACCCACGCCTTCAGCGAAGCCGGCGTGCTGGTCCACGCCTATCTGATGTACGGCTTCCCGACCCAGACCGTGCCCGACACCGTCGATGCGCTCGAATACGTGCGCCAGCTGTTCGCCGCCGGCTGCATCCAGTCCGGCTTCTTCCACCGCTTCGCGTGCACCGTGCATTCGCCGGTGGGCAAGAATCCGGAGGAATTCGGCGTCACCCTGGTGCCGCTGCCGAAGGGGACGTTCGCGAAGAACGACGTCGGCTTCATCGACCCCACCGGCGTCGACCACGACCGCCTCGGCAAGGCACTCAACAAGGCGCTCTACAACTACATGCACGGCATCGGCCTGGAGGCCGACGTGCGTCAGTGGTTCGACGAGCGCGTGCCGCGGCCGCGGGTGGCGCGCCAGTTCGTCGCCCGGGCGCTGCAGCACTGA
- the dprA gene encoding DNA-processing protein DprA, with amino-acid sequence MAPDTDDLAHWLRLSAVPGLGAAHQRSLLAAFGLPQHIFTAGRGALAAVVGREAAAAVLAPPPPERIEQGLAWAAESGNHLLTLADDAYPRSLLDIADPPPLLYLKGRPELLQRPAIALVGARSASAQGNANAEAFARALAAQGLTIVSGLALGIDAAAHRGALAAGAEGGGTVAVIGTGIDRIYPAQNAALAREIAAAGVVVSELPLGTPPLPHNFPRRNRLIAGLAQGVLVVEAAVNSGSLITARLATESGREVFAIPGSIHSPLARGCHRLIRDGAKLVETAEDVVEELRGRLGWKTPSAPAPSRHRGARAPGAGTPEPPSAAPAQAALVLDAEAARVLQIIGHDPVDIDTLAQRCGLTVDALYAILLPLELDGHLARLPGGRLHRT; translated from the coding sequence GTGGCACCCGACACGGACGATCTCGCCCACTGGCTGCGCCTGAGCGCGGTGCCCGGCCTGGGCGCCGCCCACCAGCGCAGCCTGCTCGCCGCCTTCGGCCTGCCGCAGCACATCTTCACCGCCGGCCGCGGCGCGCTTGCCGCGGTCGTCGGCCGCGAGGCGGCGGCGGCCGTGCTCGCCCCGCCACCGCCAGAGCGCATCGAACAAGGCCTGGCCTGGGCCGCCGAAAGCGGCAACCACCTCCTGACCCTGGCCGACGACGCCTATCCGCGCAGCCTGCTCGACATCGCCGATCCACCGCCGCTGTTGTACCTGAAGGGACGACCGGAGCTGTTGCAGCGCCCGGCGATCGCCCTCGTCGGTGCCCGTTCGGCGAGCGCGCAGGGCAACGCCAACGCCGAAGCCTTCGCCCGCGCCCTGGCCGCGCAGGGCTTGACCATCGTCAGCGGCCTGGCGCTGGGGATCGACGCCGCCGCCCACCGCGGTGCGCTCGCCGCCGGCGCCGAAGGCGGCGGCACGGTGGCGGTGATCGGCACCGGCATCGACCGCATCTATCCGGCACAGAATGCCGCGCTGGCGCGCGAGATCGCCGCCGCCGGCGTGGTCGTCAGCGAGCTGCCGCTTGGCACCCCACCCCTGCCGCACAACTTCCCGCGCCGCAACCGCCTGATCGCCGGACTCGCCCAGGGCGTGCTGGTGGTGGAGGCGGCGGTCAACAGCGGCTCGCTGATCACCGCCCGCCTGGCAACCGAAAGCGGGCGCGAAGTGTTCGCCATCCCCGGTTCGATCCACTCGCCGCTGGCGCGCGGCTGCCACCGCCTGATCCGCGACGGCGCCAAGCTGGTCGAAACCGCCGAGGACGTGGTCGAGGAGCTGCGCGGCCGGCTCGGCTGGAAAACCCCGTCCGCGCCTGCGCCCAGCCGCCACCGCGGGGCCCGCGCACCCGGCGCCGGCACCCCGGAGCCGCCCTCCGCCGCCCCGGCGCAGGCCGCGCTCGTCCTCGACGCCGAGGCCGCGCGCGTGCTCCAGATCATCGGCCACGACCCGGTGGACATCGACACCCTCGCCCAGCGCTGCGGCTTGACGGTCGATGCCCTCTACGCCATCCTGCTGCCGTTGGAGCTGGACGGACACCTCGCCCGCCTGCCCGGCGGCCGCCTGCACCGCACCTGA
- a CDS encoding DNA topoisomerase III, which produces MSKQLIIAEKPSVAQDIARALGGFTKEKDYYESDGYVLSSAVGHLLELAVPEEFEVKRGKWTFAHLPVIPPHFAVRPIEKTEDRLKLLTRLIKRKDVTGLINACDAGREGELIFNFIAQHAGTKKPMQRLWLQSMTAQAIRDGFAHLRAAQDVEGLRNAAICRAESDWLIGINGTRAMTAFNSRTGGFHLTTVGRVQTPTLAMVVEREDRIRKFKSRDYWELEARFGCAAGEYPGRWFDEKFKRPEGDEHATAFRLWDKAQAEAIRARCEGKAGVVSEEAKPSTQLSPLLFDLTSLQREANGRFGFSARVTLQLAQALYEKHKVLTYPRTDARALPEDYLATVGEVLRTLPDQYAPFANEIARQGWVKPNKRIFNNAKISDHFAIIPTGALPKSLSEAEHKIYDLVTKRFLAVFYPAAEYQITTRITRVEGEAFKTEGKVLVNPGWLAVYGKEAASDEKDAKDGGGPQLVAVKQGETVSTEDIVVKSLQTKPPARFNEATLLSAMEGAGKMVDDEELRAAMAERGLGTPATRAQIIEGLISEQYIHRDGRELIPSAKAFSLITLLKGLDVTALTSPELTGGWEYKLAQMEHGKLSREAFMNEIAEMTREVVERAKRYESDTVPGEFVTLQTPCPKCGGVVKENYKKFACQSCDWSTWKIVAGRQFEYDEIETLLRTGKVGPLLGFRNKMGRLFNADIVLNDDQQPTFDFGQPKEGEEAEAVDFSAQQPVGACPKCAARVFEHGMAYVCEKSVGPGKSCDFRSGKVILQQPIEREQMARLLTEGKTELLKGFVSARTRRKFSAYLVRGKDGKVGFEFEAKAPKAGAKSAAAKAGNDADAAGEPPAAAKPAARKRTAAPKAG; this is translated from the coding sequence ATGAGCAAGCAACTGATCATCGCGGAAAAGCCTTCCGTCGCGCAGGACATCGCCCGTGCGCTGGGCGGCTTCACCAAGGAGAAGGACTACTACGAGTCCGACGGCTATGTGCTGTCGTCGGCCGTCGGCCACCTTCTCGAGCTCGCCGTGCCCGAGGAGTTCGAAGTCAAGCGCGGCAAATGGACCTTCGCCCATCTGCCGGTGATTCCGCCCCACTTCGCGGTCAGGCCGATCGAGAAGACCGAGGACCGCTTGAAACTGCTGACCCGGCTGATCAAGAGAAAGGACGTCACCGGCCTCATCAACGCCTGCGACGCGGGCCGCGAGGGCGAGCTGATCTTCAACTTCATCGCCCAGCATGCCGGCACCAAGAAGCCGATGCAGCGCCTGTGGCTGCAGTCGATGACGGCGCAGGCGATCCGCGACGGCTTCGCCCACCTGCGCGCCGCGCAGGACGTCGAGGGCCTGCGCAACGCCGCGATCTGCCGCGCCGAATCGGACTGGCTGATCGGCATCAACGGCACCCGGGCGATGACCGCGTTCAACTCCAGAACCGGGGGCTTTCACCTCACCACCGTGGGCCGCGTGCAGACCCCGACCTTGGCGATGGTGGTGGAGCGCGAGGACCGCATCCGCAAGTTCAAGTCGCGCGACTACTGGGAGCTGGAGGCGCGCTTCGGCTGCGCCGCCGGCGAATACCCGGGGCGCTGGTTCGACGAGAAATTCAAGCGCCCCGAGGGCGACGAGCACGCCACCGCCTTCCGCCTGTGGGACAAGGCGCAGGCCGAGGCCATCCGCGCCAGATGCGAAGGCAAGGCGGGCGTGGTCAGCGAGGAGGCCAAGCCCTCCACCCAGCTGTCGCCACTACTGTTCGACCTCACCAGCCTGCAGCGCGAGGCCAACGGCCGCTTCGGCTTCTCCGCCCGCGTTACGCTGCAGCTCGCGCAGGCGCTGTACGAGAAGCACAAGGTGCTGACCTACCCGCGTACCGACGCGCGCGCCCTGCCCGAGGACTACCTCGCCACCGTGGGCGAGGTGCTGCGCACCCTGCCCGACCAGTACGCGCCCTTCGCCAACGAAATCGCCAGGCAGGGCTGGGTGAAGCCGAACAAGCGCATCTTCAACAACGCCAAGATCTCCGACCACTTCGCCATCATCCCCACCGGGGCGCTGCCGAAAAGCCTGTCGGAGGCCGAACACAAGATCTACGACCTCGTCACCAAGCGCTTCCTCGCGGTGTTCTACCCCGCGGCCGAGTACCAGATCACCACCCGCATCACCCGCGTCGAGGGCGAAGCCTTCAAGACCGAGGGCAAGGTGCTGGTCAATCCGGGCTGGCTTGCGGTGTATGGCAAGGAAGCGGCCAGCGACGAGAAGGATGCGAAAGACGGCGGCGGCCCGCAGCTGGTCGCGGTGAAGCAGGGCGAGACCGTGTCCACCGAGGACATCGTGGTCAAGTCGCTGCAGACCAAGCCGCCGGCGCGCTTCAACGAAGCCACCCTGCTGTCGGCGATGGAAGGCGCGGGCAAGATGGTCGACGACGAGGAACTGCGCGCGGCGATGGCCGAGCGCGGCCTCGGCACCCCGGCCACGCGCGCGCAGATCATCGAGGGCCTGATCAGCGAGCAGTACATCCACCGTGACGGTCGTGAGCTGATCCCGAGCGCGAAGGCGTTCTCGCTGATCACCCTGTTGAAGGGCCTGGACGTGACCGCGCTGACCTCGCCCGAGCTCACTGGCGGCTGGGAATACAAGCTCGCGCAGATGGAGCACGGCAAGCTCAGCCGCGAAGCCTTCATGAACGAGATCGCCGAGATGACGCGCGAGGTCGTCGAGCGCGCCAAGCGTTACGAGTCCGACACCGTGCCGGGCGAGTTCGTCACCCTGCAGACCCCGTGCCCGAAGTGCGGCGGGGTGGTGAAGGAAAACTACAAGAAGTTCGCCTGCCAGAGCTGCGACTGGAGTACGTGGAAGATCGTCGCCGGGCGCCAGTTCGAGTACGACGAGATCGAGACCCTGCTGCGCACGGGCAAGGTCGGCCCGCTGCTGGGCTTTCGCAACAAGATGGGACGACTGTTCAACGCCGACATCGTGTTGAACGACGACCAGCAGCCCACCTTCGACTTCGGCCAGCCGAAGGAAGGCGAGGAAGCCGAGGCGGTGGACTTCTCCGCCCAGCAGCCGGTCGGCGCCTGCCCGAAGTGCGCCGCCCGGGTGTTCGAGCACGGCATGGCCTATGTCTGCGAAAAATCCGTGGGGCCGGGCAAGAGCTGCGATTTCCGCTCCGGCAAGGTCATCCTGCAGCAGCCGATCGAGCGCGAGCAGATGGCGAGGCTGCTGACCGAAGGCAAGACCGAGCTGCTCAAGGGCTTCGTCTCGGCGCGCACCCGGCGCAAGTTCTCCGCCTACCTGGTGCGCGGCAAGGACGGCAAGGTCGGCTTCGAGTTCGAGGCCAAGGCACCGAAAGCCGGCGCCAAGAGCGCAGCGGCGAAAGCCGGCAACGATGCCGACGCCGCCGGCGAACCCCCTGCGGCCGCCAAGCCGGCCGCGCGCAAGCGCACCGCGGCGCCCAAGGCGGGCTGA